In Prunus dulcis chromosome 1, ALMONDv2, whole genome shotgun sequence, the following are encoded in one genomic region:
- the LOC117614857 gene encoding protein LAX PANICLE 2 gives MTMVPAAHQNLSKQHHRYLYSGYGGCGANYNTAEDQSFGLMSTTSQVEEGYEYNYYCCNNNSSNNNNNINSIVTESDHLHHHLVAIDPMAEDESRTNSVNEAGSSSKDAPDDRDNEGWLQLTIGGSNNHQPAATVDQTPRGLRDTLSGPGLIELDLLPPGHDAALSSSIRQVRSMSSMQHHHMPPMFLVPPEIRPLSSSSSARLPFHSNFSTSATSLYFQHPGPGMSSSSSSLFPHHEGNWQFRPTVPHNNIGMASTSSSSYSTSSFTQLGSPYFPRPLHHQYHHDMNVAGPSLDFRVVDPPRRPQSGIWFMLQASQNQEKEPFLPQIPKSYLRIKDRRMTIRLIKKYLVNKLRLDSESEVEITCRGQQLLPFLTLQHVRDNIWSLRDAPALLPDSSTTATDHVMVLHYARTASTSASN, from the exons ATGACCATGGTTCCTGCTGCTCATCAAAACTTATCCAAACAACATCATCGATATCTTTACAGTGGTTATGGTGGATGCGGTGCCAATTACAACACGGCAGAAGATCAGAGCTTCGGTCTTATGAGTACTACTAGTCAAGTCGAAGAAGGTTATGAGtataattattattgttgtaataataacagcagcaacaacaataataatattaacaGTATCGTTACGGAATCTGATCATCTTCATCACCATCTTGTGGCGATTGATCCAATGGCTGAGGATGAGTCGAGAACCAACAGTGTAAACGAAGCCGGTTCAAGTTCAAAGGATGCTCCAGATGACAGGGACAACGAAGGATGGCTCCAATTGACTATAGGCGGCTCCAACAATCATCAACCAGCTGCAACCGTAGACCAAACCCCCAGAGGCTTAAGGGACACTCTTTCTGGTCCCGGTTTGATTGAGCTCGATCTATTACCACCTGGCCATGACGCTGCTCTTTCATCATCCATACGACAAGTCAGGTCTATGTCGTCTATGCAGCATCATCATATGCCTCCAATGTTTCTTGTTCCTCCAGAAATCCgtcctctttcttcttcttcttccgcTAGGCTGCCGTTTCATTCGAATTTCTCTACGAGTGCTACATCTTTATACTTTCAACACCCGGGGCCGGGAATGAGCAGCTCCTCATCGAGTTTGTTTCCTCACCACGAGGGCAACTGGCAATTCAGGCCAACTGTCCCTCATAATAATATAGGGATGGCTTcaacctcttcttcttcttattcaaCTTCCTCTTTCACACAACTGGGTTCCCCCTATTTTCCTCGTCCGCTTCATCATCAGTATCATCACGACATGAATGTTGCTGGGCCAAGCTTAGATTTCAGAGTTGTTGATCCTCCCAGGAGGCCCCAGTCGGGCATTTGGTTTATGCTCCAAGCATCCCAGAATCA AGAAAAAGAACCGTTCTTGCCACAGATACCCAAAAGCTACCTAAGAATCAA GGATAGAAGGATGACAATCCGGTTGATAAAGAAGTATCTGGTTAACAAGCTGAGACTGGATAGCGAATCAGAG GTAGAGATAACATGTAGAGGACAGCAGCTTCTACCTTTCTTGACGTTGCAGCATGTAAGAGATAACATATGGAGTCTAAGGGACGCACCGGCTTTGCTTCCAGACTCCTCAACCACAGCCACTGATCATGTCATGGTGCTGCACTACGCTAGGACGGCCTCCACTTCTGCTTCAAACTGA
- the LOC117616154 gene encoding uncharacterized protein LOC117616154, which yields MEKYRKDELDRTGIEPSPIDCFKKFHVSKPKNGGEESWPSEKAKELFEKMENKKVAATEDENEVDDWDIYKEVIGGPSHGRILGLGGGYSTKDVYPSDDQDCNKRICLEREEEHEKLKEEVKDLKSVLYELKDLVQSMRENNSNTYARSRQSAPMDNVESCSDAHLEDE from the exons ATGGAAAAGTACAGAAAAGATGAG CTTGATCGAACTGGAATTGAACCGAGTCCAATTGATTGTTTCAAAAAGTTCCATGTAAGTAAGCCTAAGaatggaggagaagaaagtTGGCCAAGTGAAAAGGCTAAAGAACTTTTT gaaaaaatggAGAATAAAAAGGTTGCTGCAACGGAAGACGAGAATGAAGTAGATGATTGGGATATATACAAGGAGGTTATTGGTGGGCCAAGTCACGGTCGTATCCTTGGCTTAGGTGGTGGCTATAGTACAAAAGATGTGTATCCCTCAGATGACCAAGATTGTAATAAACGTATATGCTTAGAACGTGAAGAAGAGCATGAGAAATTAAAGGAGGAAGTGAAGGACTTGAAAAGTGTGCTGTATGAATTGAAAGATCTAGTTCAAAGTATGAGGGAAAACAACTCAAATACTTATGCACGCTCAAGACAATCTGCTCCAATG GACAATGTAGAAAGTTGTTCAGATGCTCACCTTGAAGACGAGTAG